The following coding sequences are from one Nanoarchaeota archaeon window:
- a CDS encoding nucleotidyltransferase domain-containing protein, producing the protein MLKKEYEVLLQFVKEPWKKFTFKEVKAFTGKKSESYIYASLKKFVKAGILKEEKAGNVVLYELGLKSQKAQVYAGFISEYVAWGQKHLPHKDLQKIADKLSTEFYIFIITGSYAKNKQKETSDIDLAIIIGDSEEPKKVYAQLRLACELNISQIHLYVFKKSEFLQMLLNNEANYGKEIAKNNLILHGGEIYYRILQEAIEYGFNDKKLY; encoded by the coding sequence ATGCTAAAGAAAGAATATGAAGTTTTGCTTCAGTTTGTCAAAGAGCCGTGGAAAAAATTCACTTTCAAAGAAGTGAAAGCGTTCACAGGAAAAAAGTCCGAAAGCTACATATATGCCTCTTTAAAGAAATTTGTCAAAGCAGGAATACTGAAAGAGGAAAAAGCGGGAAATGTTGTTCTTTATGAATTAGGCTTGAAAAGCCAGAAGGCGCAAGTCTATGCAGGGTTTATCTCTGAGTACGTTGCGTGGGGCCAAAAACACCTCCCACACAAAGATTTGCAGAAAATTGCAGATAAACTGTCAACAGAATTCTATATTTTTATAATAACCGGCAGTTATGCCAAAAATAAGCAAAAAGAAACATCAGATATAGACCTCGCGATAATTATCGGCGATTCTGAAGAGCCAAAAAAGGTTTATGCACAGCTTAGGCTGGCATGCGAGTTAAACATTTCCCAAATACACCTTTATGTTTTCAAAAAGTCCGAATTTCTTCAAATGCTCTTAAACAACGAGGCGAATTACGGAAAAGAAATAGCCAAAAATAACCTTATATTGCATGGAGGAGAAATATACTACAGGATTTTGCAAGAGGCGATTGAATATGGATTTAATGATAAAAAGCTATATTGA
- a CDS encoding HEPN domain-containing protein produces the protein MDLMIKSYIERAENEIVIAETLKRLSNEANAKQFFGISDRMTFYSSAISHSYYAIFYAAKAILLTKNIKTTAPEIHKKTFEEFKRNFVDTGILNVKLLEIYRKMVIRADELLEIFKDEKWKRGNFTYNTIPQANKEPAEDSLKKQNYLFQT, from the coding sequence ATGGATTTAATGATAAAAAGCTATATTGAAAGGGCAGAAAACGAAATTGTCATTGCTGAGACCCTGAAAAGACTTAGCAATGAAGCAAATGCAAAGCAATTTTTTGGCATAAGCGACAGGATGACATTTTACAGTTCCGCGATATCCCATTCTTATTATGCAATATTTTATGCGGCAAAAGCAATACTATTGACGAAAAATATTAAAACAACCGCCCCGGAAATCCACAAAAAAACATTTGAAGAATTTAAAAGGAACTTTGTGGACACGGGCATCCTTAATGTGAAGCTTCTTGAGATTTACAGGAAAATGGTCATCAGAGCAGACGAGCTTCTTGAAATATTCAAAGATGAAAAGTGGAAAAGAGGGAATTTTACATATAATACAATTCCTCAGGCAAACAAAGAGCCCGCAGAAGACTCATTAAAAAAGCAAAATTATTTGTTTCAAACATAA
- the rsgA gene encoding ribosome small subunit-dependent GTPase A: MVDDFLSYERRFAKRATDKKRREKNTDHSVEELFVERIDDKDKAIVIEKNHGIFKVFYNDEIISGVKLSRTAKYFGAIVPGDYVSLAKDNFGYCISSIQRRASKISRMKQDRTGRGAEYAHIIAANIDAVIAVVSARSPPLHINAIDRYIVMIQSNNIEPIICLNKADLAEGYEDGLLKEYAGIKYVKTSTRKKEGIEELKKIISGKTVVFIGQSGVGKSSLINAVSGDIIAREGEVSKKTDRGKHTTTASTVYKWKENSYIIDTPGIRSFGIGNIPKNELQLYFPEFKAYQCRYGNCLHNKEDARDCGVKRALAEGKIPKKRYDSYVRLLEE, encoded by the coding sequence ATGGTTGATGATTTTCTAAGCTATGAAAGAAGATTTGCCAAAAGGGCGACTGATAAGAAAAGAAGAGAGAAGAACACAGATCATTCAGTCGAAGAGCTGTTTGTCGAGCGCATTGACGACAAAGACAAGGCCATTGTCATAGAAAAAAACCACGGCATATTCAAAGTGTTCTACAATGATGAGATAATTTCAGGCGTAAAGCTTAGCAGGACTGCCAAATACTTCGGAGCCATTGTTCCCGGAGATTACGTCAGCTTGGCAAAGGACAATTTTGGGTATTGCATATCAAGCATTCAGAGACGGGCGTCAAAAATCTCAAGAATGAAGCAGGACCGCACAGGAAGGGGTGCAGAGTATGCGCACATCATTGCCGCAAACATTGATGCGGTCATTGCAGTAGTATCTGCCAGGAGCCCGCCTCTTCACATCAATGCAATTGACAGGTATATTGTCATGATACAGAGCAACAATATCGAGCCGATAATATGCCTGAACAAAGCGGATCTGGCAGAAGGGTATGAAGACGGCCTGCTTAAGGAATATGCCGGAATAAAATACGTAAAAACATCTACCAGGAAAAAAGAAGGGATTGAGGAGCTAAAAAAAATCATTTCTGGTAAAACTGTTGTGTTTATCGGGCAAAGCGGAGTGGGAAAATCATCCCTGATAAATGCAGTTTCAGGGGATATAATTGCAAGGGAAGGAGAAGTAAGCAAAAAAACAGATCGTGGAAAGCACACAACCACAGCTTCAACAGTGTACAAATGGAAGGAAAACTCATACATAATTGACACGCCGGGAATAAGGTCATTTGGCATAGGAAATATACCGAAAAATGAGCTTCAGCTTTATTTCCCGGAGTTCAAGGCATATCAATGCAGGTACGGCAACTGCCTGCATAACAAAGAAGATGCTCGAGATTGCGGAGTTAAGAGGGCGCTTGCAGAAGGAAAAATACCCAAGAAACGTTATGATAGTTATGTGAGGTTGTTGGAGGAATAG
- a CDS encoding U32 family peptidase — MKKPELLLPVKSMSSLVAALPYADAVYFGAKVFSMRARAGNFTNAEIRKAVEICHKNKIKAYLAVNTVIYPDDEKKLEKLLDAAKMVDAVICWDAAVIQAAKKRNIPIHISTQANVSNAKTAEMYRRLGAIRIVLARECSLKDIKKIKTQTKIEIEVFVHGAMCVSISGRCYLSSYLYGKSANCGDCIQPCRQEWTLTNEDKKELVCDGKYLLSAKDLCMIEHIPELIKAGIDAFKVEGRLRDARYTETAGRCYREAIDSFTKEKAIKWKKELQSVYNRGFSTGFYFKKPTDFTYDLSNSQATSKKVHVGIITNYFPKISVASIKVFSGIIKVGDKIIIEGKTTYLMQKIESIETNGKIKDKILKGEASGIKVKERVRKNDSVYCIRE, encoded by the coding sequence ATGAAAAAGCCGGAACTTCTTCTTCCTGTAAAATCCATGTCAAGCCTTGTTGCTGCGCTTCCGTACGCAGATGCAGTCTATTTCGGGGCTAAAGTCTTTAGCATGAGAGCAAGAGCCGGCAATTTCACAAACGCAGAAATAAGGAAAGCAGTCGAAATCTGCCACAAAAACAAAATCAAGGCGTATCTTGCAGTCAACACAGTGATTTACCCGGACGACGAAAAAAAGCTTGAAAAACTCTTGGATGCGGCAAAAATGGTTGATGCAGTCATATGCTGGGATGCTGCAGTAATCCAAGCCGCAAAAAAAAGAAACATTCCGATTCATATTTCAACCCAGGCAAATGTCTCAAACGCAAAAACCGCTGAGATGTACCGCAGACTCGGCGCAATAAGAATCGTTCTTGCCCGCGAATGCAGTCTAAAAGACATAAAGAAAATTAAAACACAAACAAAAATCGAAATCGAAGTATTTGTCCACGGAGCGATGTGCGTTTCAATATCGGGAAGATGCTATCTTTCAAGCTATCTTTACGGAAAATCCGCGAATTGCGGCGACTGCATTCAGCCCTGCAGGCAGGAATGGACACTTACAAATGAGGATAAAAAAGAGCTTGTATGCGACGGAAAATACCTCTTAAGCGCAAAAGACCTGTGCATGATAGAGCATATTCCCGAATTAATAAAAGCAGGAATTGACGCGTTCAAAGTCGAGGGTAGGTTAAGAGATGCCAGATACACTGAAACAGCAGGCCGATGTTATAGAGAGGCAATTGATTCATTTACAAAAGAAAAAGCAATAAAATGGAAAAAAGAGCTCCAGTCAGTCTATAACCGCGGATTTTCAACAGGATTTTATTTCAAAAAGCCGACAGATTTCACATATGACCTGTCCAACTCTCAGGCAACGTCAAAAAAAGTCCATGTCGGAATCATAACTAATTATTTCCCGAAAATTTCTGTCGCATCAATTAAAGTCTTTTCAGGAATTATAAAAGTGGGAGACAAAATCATAATAGAGGGCAAAACAACTTATCTAATGCAGAAAATCGAGTCAATCGAAACCAACGGAAAAATAAAAGACAAGATTTTAAAAGGCGAAGCTTCAGGAATAAAAGTAAAAGAAAGAGTAAGAAAAAACGACTCGGTTTATTGTATAAGAGAATGA
- a CDS encoding alpha/beta hydrolase — protein MNSFEKYEKYLDKNTIVIGHSLGCAFLLNVLEKANKPVKSAFLVAGFVSAINNPKLDAINRSFWDKKFDWKKIKSNCRNFIVYHSDNDPYVSLEKGNELAEQLGSSLKIIKNAGHFNKNSGYLKFDMLLEDVKNTLQNYKKSI, from the coding sequence ATAAACTCATTTGAAAAATATGAAAAATACCTGGATAAAAACACAATAGTTATCGGGCATAGTTTGGGATGCGCGTTTTTATTGAATGTTCTTGAAAAGGCAAATAAGCCCGTTAAATCAGCATTTTTAGTCGCGGGGTTTGTCAGCGCAATAAATAATCCAAAACTTGATGCGATAAACCGGAGTTTTTGGGACAAAAAGTTTGACTGGAAAAAAATAAAGAGCAACTGCAGGAATTTTATAGTTTACCATTCCGACAATGACCCTTACGTATCACTGGAAAAAGGAAACGAGCTTGCAGAACAGCTTGGCAGCAGCCTGAAGATAATAAAAAATGCAGGGCATTTCAACAAAAATTCAGGTTATCTAAAATTTGATATGCTTTTAGAAGATGTCAAAAACACATTACAAAATTACAAAAAATCTATATAA